A window of the Candidatus Desulfatibia profunda genome harbors these coding sequences:
- a CDS encoding ATP-binding cassette domain-containing protein, whose amino-acid sequence MIIVDNLKKSFGPQILFDGAGFKLNPKERIGLVGRNGHGKTTLFRFIAGEESPDAGTIGVPRHYRIGYVRQELLFIKDTVLKEGMTGLGPAEQDHHWKVEKVLAGLGFSKDDMQRRPQEFSGGFQVRLNLAKILVSEPDLLLLDEPTNFLDITSIRWVERYLIDWPRELMLITHDRGLMDKIVTHTLGIYRKKVRKITGNTEKYYAQIAQDEEVYEKTRINDERRRKEIEQFITRFRAKARLANLVQSRIKTVAKMQKKEKIEKLKTLDFSFRSSLFHGKHVMNARDVSFSYDRKKPLINNFNITIEARSRICVVGKNGKGKTTLLKLLSGILSSLSGEIDCHGAVKKGIYEQSHLQTLVDTRTVEEEILFSNSDVDRRTARNICGAMLFEGDAALKKIAVLSGGEKCRVMLGKLLVTPLNMLLLDEPTNHLDMESCDALLAAIDNFDGTVIMVTHNQMFLHALAERLIVFQNDDVTVFDGGYRQFLEQGGWQDEDELPGSGLKAAGKESPRAKLTKKEIRRWRSEFMVERAKVLKPLEQRIIRTENDIEKQEKAFSGLTTAMQAATQVRDGAGIAELSRSIHHLQSDIERLFDELEKFTSEFEEQKTIFAKKLEQLEAEA is encoded by the coding sequence ATGATCATCGTTGATAATCTTAAAAAGAGTTTCGGGCCTCAGATACTTTTTGACGGCGCCGGCTTCAAGCTTAATCCCAAAGAACGGATCGGTCTGGTCGGCCGCAACGGCCACGGCAAGACCACCCTCTTTCGGTTCATCGCCGGGGAAGAGTCTCCGGATGCGGGGACCATTGGCGTTCCCAGGCATTATCGCATCGGTTATGTCCGCCAGGAGCTTTTGTTTATAAAAGATACGGTCCTAAAGGAAGGTATGACAGGGCTCGGTCCTGCAGAGCAGGACCATCACTGGAAAGTTGAAAAAGTTCTGGCAGGACTCGGCTTTTCCAAGGATGACATGCAGCGCCGTCCCCAGGAATTTTCCGGCGGCTTTCAAGTCCGCCTCAATCTTGCCAAGATTCTGGTTTCCGAACCCGACCTGCTGCTTTTGGACGAGCCGACCAATTTCCTTGACATAACCTCCATCCGCTGGGTCGAACGCTATCTGATCGACTGGCCCCGTGAGTTGATGCTCATCACCCACGACAGGGGCTTAATGGATAAAATCGTTACGCACACCCTTGGAATTTATCGCAAAAAGGTCCGCAAAATCACCGGAAATACCGAAAAGTATTACGCCCAAATCGCCCAGGACGAGGAGGTTTACGAAAAGACCCGCATCAATGACGAACGCCGGCGCAAGGAGATCGAGCAATTCATTACCCGGTTCAGGGCCAAGGCCAGGCTGGCAAATTTGGTGCAATCCCGGATAAAAACCGTGGCCAAGATGCAAAAGAAGGAAAAAATCGAAAAACTCAAAACACTTGACTTCTCCTTTCGCAGCAGTCTGTTTCATGGCAAACATGTCATGAATGCCCGCGATGTTTCCTTTTCATACGACCGCAAAAAACCGCTGATCAACAATTTTAATATCACCATCGAAGCTCGCAGCCGGATCTGCGTTGTCGGGAAAAACGGCAAAGGCAAAACAACGCTTTTAAAACTTCTGTCCGGGATCCTCAGTTCCTTAAGCGGTGAGATCGACTGCCACGGCGCTGTTAAAAAAGGGATTTATGAACAGAGCCATCTTCAAACCCTGGTCGATACCAGAACGGTCGAAGAAGAAATTCTATTTTCAAATTCAGATGTTGATCGCCGGACGGCACGCAATATCTGCGGTGCCATGTTGTTTGAAGGCGATGCCGCCTTAAAAAAGATCGCGGTGCTGTCCGGCGGTGAAAAATGCCGGGTAATGCTCGGAAAACTTCTGGTTACACCGCTGAACATGCTGCTTTTAGATGAGCCCACAAACCATCTCGATATGGAATCGTGCGATGCCCTGCTGGCCGCTATCGACAACTTTGACGGCACGGTGATTATGGTGACCCACAACCAAATGTTTCTGCACGCCCTGGCCGAACGCCTCATCGTGTTTCAGAATGACGATGTCACTGTTTTCGATGGCGGCTACCGGCAATTTCTGGAACAAGGCGGATGGCAGGATGAAGACGAGCTGCCGGGGTCAGGACTCAAAGCTGCCGGCAAGGAAAGCCCCCGGGCAAAGTTGACTAAAAAAGAAATACGGCGCTGGCGATCAGAATTTATGGTCGAACGCGCTAAGGTCCTCAAGCCTCTCGAGCAGCGTATCATCCGGACCGAGAATGATATCGAAAAACAGGAAAAGGCGTTCAGCGGACTCACAACAGCCATGCAGGCAGCCACGCAGGTCCGTGACGGTGCCGGAATAGCGGAACTTTCCCGGTCGATTCACCACCTTCAGTCAGACATCGAAAGGCTTTTTGATGAACTTGAAAAATTTACCAGTGAATTCGAGGAGCAGAAAACAATTTTTGCAAAGAAATTAGAGCAACTCGAAGCGGAAGCTTGA
- the rpmF gene encoding 50S ribosomal protein L32 gives MALPKRRLSKSRRDKRRTHQKIAASIVTRCPQCGEARAPHHACPSCGTYKGRTVIETKE, from the coding sequence ATGGCATTACCTAAACGCAGATTATCCAAGTCAAGGCGCGACAAACGGCGCACCCACCAGAAGATTGCCGCTTCCATTGTGACGCGCTGTCCTCAGTGCGGAGAAGCCAGGGCCCCCCACCATGCGTGCCCCAGTTGCGGCACTTACAAAGGCCGTACTGTAATCGAAACCAAAGAATAA
- a CDS encoding methyltransferase domain-containing protein has translation MKNYVHGYSEKESYRLSDQANTLSELLHHDTFYPAGSKVLEAGCGIGSQTVFLAANSPEAHIISIDISRDSLNKAKATIAAAKLGNVTFQQADLFNLPFDAETFDHVFICFVLEHLEYPLKALKCLKKVLKKGGTVTVIEGDHGSFYCHPQSTAASRAVQCLIDVQAHLKGNSLIGRQLYPLLQQADFTDTRVSPHMVYVDSSKPELVEGFSKKTFIAMVEGVKEQALSMNLIDEKTWEIGIAELYRATWDDGTFCYTFFKGTGLKP, from the coding sequence CGAAAAAGAATCATATAGATTGTCGGACCAGGCCAACACCCTGTCGGAGCTTCTGCATCATGACACCTTTTATCCGGCCGGCAGCAAGGTGCTGGAGGCCGGATGCGGCATCGGCTCTCAAACCGTTTTCTTGGCCGCCAACAGCCCGGAGGCTCACATCATTTCCATCGACATTTCCCGGGATTCTCTGAACAAAGCCAAGGCAACCATCGCAGCGGCAAAGCTTGGCAACGTAACGTTTCAACAGGCGGACCTTTTCAACTTGCCTTTTGACGCCGAGACTTTCGACCATGTTTTTATCTGCTTTGTTCTGGAACATCTCGAATACCCCCTAAAGGCGCTAAAATGTTTGAAAAAGGTACTAAAAAAAGGGGGGACCGTAACGGTTATCGAAGGCGATCACGGTTCTTTTTACTGCCACCCCCAGAGCACGGCAGCCTCAAGGGCTGTTCAGTGCCTCATCGATGTCCAGGCACACCTGAAAGGGAATTCCCTCATCGGCCGCCAGTTATATCCATTATTGCAGCAGGCCGATTTTACCGACACCCGCGTTTCGCCGCACATGGTTTACGTTGATTCATCCAAACCGGAGCTGGTAGAAGGATTCTCCAAAAAGACCTTTATCGCCATGGTGGAAGGCGTTAAGGAACAGGCATTGTCCATGAATTTAATCGATGAAAAAACCTGGGAAATTGGTATTGCGGAACTATACCGGGCCACCTGGGATGACGGCACGTTTTGTTATACCTTTTTTAAGGGAACGGGTTTGAAACCATAA